From the Acomys russatus chromosome 8, mAcoRus1.1, whole genome shotgun sequence genome, the window GCGGTGCTGTGGTAGAACTGCCGGCCGCTGTGCAGCCGCGGTCATTCCAGCAGCTCCTCACATTTTGCTATACAGGCCAGCTGCGCATGAACATGGGGGACCAGTTCCTGCTCATCTATACAGTTAGCTTCCTGCAGATCCATGGAGAAAGGCACTGAGTTCTTCTTTAGAGTTAGCTCTCCAAGCTGTGACTCCCAGGGCCTGCACCCAGAGGAGGCCCCATCCTCAGAGCCTCAGAGTCCCGAAGTGCAGACATTGGGTTGGCCGGCCCGTAGCACGCCACTGCCCCTCGTGTCACGAGTTAAGACAGAACAGGAGCTGGACTCTGTGCAGCGCACACCCATGGCCAAGAGGCTGCGGGCTAGCAGCcagaaggaagctggaggcagtgATGGCAATAGTGGCAGCTGCAAGATGGTCAAGTTCTCCAGTCCAGACCTGGCCCCTAACCGGATGCCCCAGCCTGTCTCAGTGGCCACAGCTacagcagcagtggctgtggtTGCAGTGGGGGGATGTGTGCGTGGGCCCAGCATGTCAGAGCGGACCAGCCCAGGCACCTCCAGTGCTTACACCAGTGACAGCCCTGGCTCCTATCACAGTGAAGAGGACGAGGAAGAAGATGCGGGTGAGGAGGGCACAGATGAGCAGTACCGTCAGACCTGCAATATGTGCACCGTGGACAGTGTGTTGAACGTTGGCCAGACGGCTGAGAAGGTAGAGGCCCTCCCTGTGGTCCTCGAGGCCCGCAGTCGCATTCGAGTGCGCCAAGACCTGGCATCTCCCCCAGCTGAACTTATCAACCAGATGGGCAGTCGCTGCCACCCAAAGCTCTATGATGAAGGTGACCCATCAGAGAAGCTGGAGCTCGTGATAGGCACCAATGTATACATCACAAGGGCACAGCTCATCAACAGCCATGTCAGTGCAGGCACGCGGCACAAGGTCTTGCTGCGGCGGCTCCTGGCCTCCTTCTTTGACCGGAACACACTGGCCAATAGCTGTGGCACTGGCAAACATTCTTCCTCCAATGACCCTAGGCGCAGGCGCAGGCGCAGGCCACTGCACGGTCGCGTCCTCCATGCTGTCAAGTGCTACTGCCAGAACTTCGCTCCCAACTTCAAGGAGAGTGAGATGAATGCCATTGCAGCCGACATGTGCACCAATGCCCACCGAGTGGTACGTAAAAGCTGGCTGCCCAAGACCCAGCTAGTGCACCTGGTGGAGGATGAGAGTGACAGCAGCTTCATCAGCGACACTGGCAAGATAGAGCTGGACATGATGAGCATGGATCACAGCTTCGAAACAGCCAGCCATGATGGCGAGGCTGGCCCTCCAGCTGAGGTTCGCCAGTAACATAATGTGACGCCCCTTTCACAGGATGTCGCACTTCCCCTCTTattacaccccacccccacccaccacttGGTCACAATCTACTATCTAGCCTTCCCCAGGACCTGAGACAGGGTGCTCCATGCTCTCGATCTGAAGCAAGAGCTGGCTGACCAAGGCCAAGCCACTGTACCTAGCA encodes:
- the LOC127192753 gene encoding LOW QUALITY PROTEIN: nucleus accumbens-associated protein 1-like (The sequence of the model RefSeq protein was modified relative to this genomic sequence to represent the inferred CDS: inserted 2 bases in 1 codon; substituted 1 base at 1 genomic stop codon); translated protein: MTQTLXLEIPNFGNSILERLNEQRLQGLDCDVSVVVKGHAFKAHRAVLAASSSYFRDLLNSSRGAVVELPAAVQPRSFQQLLTFCYTGQLRMNMGDQFLLIYTVSFLQIXMEKGTEFFFRVSSPSCDSQGLHPEEAPSSEPQSPEVQTLGWPARSTPLPLVSRVKTEQELDSVQRTPMAKRLRASSQKEAGGSDGNSGSCKMVKFSSPDLAPNRMPQPVSVATATAAVAVVAVGGCVRGPSMSERTSPGTSSAYTSDSPGSYHSEEDEEEDAGEEGTDEQYRQTCNMCTVDSVLNVGQTAEKVEALPVVLEARSRIRVRQDLASPPAELINQMGSRCHPKLYDEGDPSEKLELVIGTNVYITRAQLINSHVSAGTRHKVLLRRLLASFFDRNTLANSCGTGKHSSSNDPRRRRRRRPLHGRVLHAVKCYCQNFAPNFKESEMNAIAADMCTNAHRVVRKSWLPKTQLVHLVEDESDSSFISDTGKIELDMMSMDHSFETASHDGEAGPPAEVRQ